GTTCTGGATGAAAACGGCAGCTGAAGAGCTAAAACGAGTTCGTCTTCGTGACGACACGGTGTCGGGTCAAGTTTGGGATATCGCAGAGCAGCTCGTAGCGAGGACTTTGCGATTCGGCTGGATGAAGTGCGATTTACGTTCTGGTTTATGTTCGGTACATTTGTGAAGGTGACTGCGTTGAAGATCTAACACTGCCTTCTAGCGCGTCAGGAGCACGTCTTTCTGAAGACTTGAACGCTTTCATGACAAAACGCGGTCTGGATTGGGCCAGTTGGAAAGGCAGCACCAGCGACGGGCGGCCAAGATCGCTGGCAACTAGAGCAGAGTTGTCAGAGGGATTAAGGATGCAGCAGGACAGAACATTGCTTGGAATCATTGTTTTATTCATCGTGAAGCTTTGGCATCAAAAGGAATCCCACCCGAGCTTGAAGTAACGATGAGAGACGTCGTCAAAGTTGTGAACTACATTAAAGGCAGTGCTCTTCATAGCGGACTTCGAGGCCCTGTGTACTGAAACGGGAGCCGATCACGAACGTTCACTCTTTCTTACGGACGTGAGATGGCTGTCGAAGGGCAGGGTGTTCAGTTGAGTGTATGAACTGAGGGATGAAATGCATGCTTTTCTTACCGAGAAACGGTCGCCTCTCGCAGCCTCGTCCGGCGATAAGATACGGCTTTTAACCCGGTGCGCTTATCCTGCTGACATGTTTTCTGTTCTAAATGAACCGAAACTAAAACGGCAAGCGGGACGACGACATTCTCAGACATTGCGAACGAATTCAGGCTTTCCAGAAATCACTCCAACTCGGGCGGCTGAGCTCAAAACCTCAAGCTACTTTATGTTCCCGACGATGATGAAACACATTGAAGAAcgttacagttgcaatcaaaatgattcgacccccagtgcagatcaggtttattgtcacaatggacagactttcagctgttcgCAATGgacacatcaaacaaaagcgattgaaatagttcgacacgacgGACGCTTTAAATGGTTTCCCACAATTCAACTCAGAATGCGACTTagaatgatttctccagtctcgaaattattcacccccctgaatagaatccctcacaacacaaatatgcaaaacaggtggtgttgtctcaagcacacctgatgtaaCTAaacaagggcttcattagttgcagcaggtgtgcttgagctggaaatacatgaaatacctgaactgggtAGGGGCAGGAAATGCAtcaaatacctggacggggcagaaaaaggaagctatcaacggctacaagcagatttctgagaaggcggGTTATGAAAAACACTCGAGTGACTGCAGAAGACCtgcagcacgatggatcagcggtgtgtctggaggaagaagaatgaagaaagaacactctgtccacagtggtgggggctcggtgatgctctgcggctgctttgcatcctctggcactggaaacctgcagcgtgtggaaggcgagatggattcagtgaagtatcaggaaatcctaggagaaaacctcatgccgtctgtgaggaagctgaagctcggGCGTCACCGGACCTTCCGACAGGACGAcgatcccaagcgtacctcaaattccagcAAGGCTTGGTacagaagtcctggaagattctacagggccttcacagtcacctgacttgaaccccatagaagacctcaggtgggatttgaagaaggcggtcgcagcacgcaaacccaagaatattactgaactggaggacaTTGATCATGAGGAACGGGTTAAGAtccctcaggaacgctgcagaagctcTGCACCTCGTTTACAGCAAAGGCGTGCTCTACAAAGTACTAACGATGCTTGCCATGATGGGGGTGAACAATTCGAAACTCCAGAAGTCATTAAAAGTTTCATGAATAAGGGCTTGATTAGAATCCCATCCCAGGTATTTGCACAGAGACAGGATCATCTAAAACGCATATTAGAATTAAATAGCAGTTTAATTTCTTAAACCTTGGCGAACCATGTCTTCCCGGAACTCACCTTGTGCACAGGAGCGTCGTCGTCCTGGAACAGGTTCGGGCCGTCAAGTTCCAGTGAATGGAAATGGTAACGCTAAATtaaacaaagacattctattcaattgtgtgcttccatctTTGTGGAAGAATCACTTACGAGTGTCCACAAACAGTATATTTGTGTATACTTGTACTTCCGTCTCTATAAAACTCGCCTCTAATGCATTCTTCTTTAAAGtgatgccccccccccaaataggTATTGGGACTGTACTGAAATGACTCCAGTCATACAAGTTGAGAAAGTCAATATCAAGACAAAATGGCACATTTCGTATTCTACATCataatttatttcatataaaagtgcaatttacattatttatagaaAATCATTTGGCATTACTAACATCACATTCCAGCAGAATTAAAGGAAAACATCGATGCGCTTTACAGGAACGGCACGCCGTGACCCTTTACCGTTTACCCAGCTTTAACATtcattcacacgcacacacacacagttcatctCATGCCCATTTAGGGGTGGAGCTTCAGTGTTGGCAAGGATTTTGAAAGTTCTAATATTTATTCCTGTCCCAGGTAACACGTTCTTAACACTCGTGATTAGTCGAACCAACCCTTACCTGGAAGGAGGTAAATGGCTAAATATACAATAATggtaaatggtactgaaaggcTATATTAATAGAATACAATTTTAATGCcatgacaaaaaacacaaaacttcTCAGCTTGATCCTAAAAATCGTAACAtggtttatattattttttaaaaataaaagtaggcCTATGAAGCTAAATGCCGGAATGCAGTAAATCAGCTGCAGCGCCCTCTACTGGCTCAGGAATGGCTTtggggaaaagaaaaatcaataaaagtgtaaataaagaaaGGTGCTGCATAAATTCTGTTGAAAGAacgtttttaaaaactgaaGTGAAGGTAACGCGTCGCGTGTTATGGTTATGGTAAGTGTAACGGCCAAATATGATCCGTTAGTCCCTCAGCACTGCTGATCATCGGCGCTCTCTGATCACACCGAGCCTGCAGCTTGACACCTTCACAAAAAGGcgtcccccacccccccaccccacgttcatttttccctttctttattttctaaACAGCTGGTTCTCTCAGTCCTGTAATGAGGTCTTCCTTTGGAAGAAAGGTCGTGTATGGCCTGCAGataaatataaatcagacaTACAGAATGGTTTGTCTCCGTTTGAGGGAAATCCGTGTCAGTCAAGACGATGTCCAGGCAAAAGTACACGGAAGGataacaaccaaaaaaaaaaaaaaaagaaaagaaaagaaaaaagaaaaagaaaagagggtCCTGTTTTTGCTCCAGAGAAACACCTGCAAAATATTCAgacagagtgggagagagagagaaggggagagagagagaggtgtgtttagagaaGGTAGACATCCGGACCTGTTGGTGCAGCCGTGGAAACCCCGAGCAATCCCACACTACCTACGCCACGGTCTTAGGACATCCTGACGTGTATAAATTTGAAATCTGTCCATGTATAAACCATCGTACGTAAACACGATGGGTCCTTCCAAGTCCCAAGTTCCATCTCCATGCAAGTGCACTCTCTACATCACTATAAAGGATCCTAGGCTTACGCAACATGGCTTCTACACCTAAACACTACATCGACTATTTAATTAGAAACCATGTGAAACTGCACTCACGGATAAAGCACTGTGTGAGAATGTCAGACTTACCACTTCAGATCGTTATCTGGTCATCTGTGTTCATTTCTCTCGCAAAGTGACTTATCTGGGggagaagcacacacacacacacacacacacacacacacacacacacacacagaaataaattGTCCTTGAAGCAATACTGTCCACACATGCATGTGCTTCCTCTTCAGTTCTAGCGACTTGTGACAAACGGCATACACTCTACCATGCACACATCCTTTATGCTGTTCCTTAGGCTTGCCTTCTCCTGCAGTCAGATCCACAGCTTTACAGGCTCTTAAATCTTCTGTATAttgtgcaaacaaacaaatccccCAATGTTTTCTGATATAGTCTGAGCCAGAATaaatgtctataaaaaaaaaacaaaaaaaaaacacaggcaCGTGCAGATACCCAGCGACATCACGATATTCAAATGATGTCGATATCGTGCACACGTCGATACGCCGTCGCACTCTGTTGTCCAGACGTGCGAGTTTTACACCAAATTTCATCCGTTAACTCCTTTCCGGGTTGTTTAGGCTATCTGTATATCTAATTCGCGTTGTGGGGGGACAACAAAGTGAAAAATCGCTGTACACGTAAACACTTACCGATGCAACATAGTATGAGGTGTTAATATCAGAAACCCTGATGAACAGCTAGGGGAATTATAGAGGTGTCAAACTTTAATAAACGGTACATAAGCTCAGTGATGTGGTGTGCAGAGTGACAGTGGAGTAAATTTACTAACGCACATATATTGTTCATGCACTTAAGGTTTAAtatttgtcctttttttgttgCCCGGAATAGATTGTGCATACCAGCATTATTAGTTGTGTAGCTGTGCTTGTATGTGTATGCATCTAGCCTGCACGtgcttatttatatttgtatttatttggaaGTAGGGTGTACACTTTTTACACTTTGCTCTAGATAagacccccccaaaaaaatataaaaataattttttttttttgcctaaatGCAGAAAGTGCACAGAAGCAACAGCTGGTTAGTGGGAAGCCTGGAAGAGTGTGGACACAGCTACACCCCAGTGTTGAGCTCACACATGCAGGCGTTATTTGAAGTTGTAGGAAAGCTCAGGTGTTTTACCTGAAAGGAGCTGAGGTCGGATTCAGGACTGGAGGAACCGCCTGCTTGCCCTGGACGCCTCTGCGCTTGTGGACTCGCGTTGGCCGTGCTGGAGTCCAGCGCGATCTGGAGGTCCAGGATATAATCGATGACGTGCTGCAGGATCTCCATCTTACTGACGCTCCGGTCCTGCGGCAGGCTGGGCACGAGCTCCTTCAGGCGGCTGTAGCAGTCGTTCATGTCGCACAGCACACCGAGCGGCTCGTCCCACGCGCTCTTACTTCTCCAGATCCCGAGATCCTGCGCGTGAGAGCTGACGTGAGTCCTCCGCATCGGCAACACTGGGCTGATCGCCTTCATCGTCACCGGGGTTCGGGTTCGGTTGTAAGTCGTGAGCTTCTGTCTCGCGGATCTACTCCAGAGCTGTACGGTGTTGGGGTTTATATAGCGCACGGGCCGGGTTGATGACGCGCGATGAAGAATGAAACGGATTGGTCCATGAGGCAACGTCAGTCAAGAGGGGGGAGGTCGGCGCAACCTCATTGGCTACACCTTGGAAGTTCCTGGAAGCCCGCCCACTATCTCCTGCGTGCTTTCCTCGTGCTGATCAATTGGCTTTAAGCGGCGACAGCACTGGAAGAGCACGAAGTGGAACAAATCTCCCAGTGTAAGTCAACCAGTGagctgttttacacacacacggtctccAGGCCTATCTAACACATCTCCCTgctgaggaaaaagaaaacccGATAGAAACCTCATCAGAATTTATAATGGTTTCAATGGTAATCGTattggtttttaatggaaactgtaagggcttagtggttcgcctcAGACTTCCAGGGTGTTccgggggttcgattccaaCCGCCGCCCGGTGTGTGCGGAGCTCGCATGTGcggcgggggtttcctccgggtacgccggtttcctcccgcagtccaaagacatgcacggtaggctgatcggcgtgtctgaagtatatgaatgtgtatgtgatcgtgccctgccctgtccagggtgtaccccggtTCGCGCCCCAtgcccagtaggataagcgttatagaCGACCCCTGTgtgtctctactggtaatttgttaccttctattggtggcCTGTTATGTCTAGTGTTTACCATTAAGGACCGTTAAgcattgtaatggttttaatagttagctgatggtttgtaatggtatttgtagtgaaaATCGTAGAAGTTCTacgatggtttctattgttttttttttttttttgcccctccCCAGCAGGGTCTGCAGTAGTGACGTTACTGTCAATAATTTCTCcacatttcccttcactgagaatataacaaaaataatacgattttaataataataagaataataataataaaatcatttataatCGACGTCTAAAGGCagttgttgggggggggggacgtcAATAAACGtttaaacgtttaaaaaaacacatttctgtagAATGCTTTCATGAATTTTGATGGATTCATCAGTACGTTCACGTCTAAAGCTGTCTAACTCATCCTTTCAGACACTCCATATTTCAGTGGGGAAGAATTTGTTGATTATCAGTTACTAGCAGAGTCAGTGTCGCTCAGAGTAAACAGACTTCCTCATGTCTGTCTCTTCCTAAAATCTTTAAGCCTATTATTAAAGTGTAGTTTTGTAGTTTTGACCTTGCATTACATTGCcctgtttaaacagattggtggAATTGAACAGCTGCCcttccattccattccattccattccattccattccatgggtttttaaataaacaggttTTCAGTTGTTTTCTCAGTACAGGTAAACATTCTGACATTCTTGTCCGAACTAATCACACATATTCCCCCGATGCAGTGTATAGGGATTAGTCTGGAACATGTTGGAGTATTCCTTCCTAAAGACAACAGTTTAAGAAGGAATTAAAAAATCTGTGCCGCAGAATTCCATCGCTGTTACTAATGTCGTGTTTCATTCACCTGTACACAACTCTACTACATAGCATGAATTCCACTGACATTATTGCTGTGTGTTCCTACTGCATATAGACCTATACGCTTACCCAATTGggataattatttaattagctaattaatgctatgcttACACTTAACTCTAACCCTTACATTAATATTAGTAAACAAAAGGAAATGTtacgtttctttctttctttaaaaaaaaaataatcaaaaatttCTCATGGGAACCATCCAGAGTtccccacaaggataggatTATCAGAATATGTTTGGCCTGGTGGGGACATTTGGCCGATTCCCACGAggaaaatggctttttttttgaaagaaagaacgaTATAAAAAcacgctctctcgctctctctctttcacacacacagtctatgGGTCACATTCTACCGATTCTGTGGTCTCTCTGGCGCCAGCCTCATGAGGTCATCCATTCATAGCTCTTCTAGTGTCCCACATGACCgcgggctgtgtcccaaacaaCACACCAGCATACTGCGTAGAATGTC
The sequence above is drawn from the Ictalurus punctatus breed USDA103 chromosome 25, Coco_2.0, whole genome shotgun sequence genome and encodes:
- the id2b gene encoding DNA-binding protein inhibitor ID-2b; the encoded protein is MKAISPVLPMRRTHVSSHAQDLGIWRSKSAWDEPLGVLCDMNDCYSRLKELVPSLPQDRSVSKMEILQHVIDYILDLQIALDSSTANASPQAQRRPGQAGGSSSPESDLSSFQISHFAREMNTDDQITI